A stretch of Bordetella genomosp. 13 DNA encodes these proteins:
- the glnE gene encoding bifunctional [glutamate--ammonia ligase]-adenylyl-L-tyrosine phosphorylase/[glutamate--ammonia-ligase] adenylyltransferase: MSSAHLLAPALAWSGHLRRRLDAHPDMYAWLQTAAARPVTPNVLAAWQEELAGPDAPSVLPGAQCRSVLRKLRERVFSTLMVRDLAGVADLEEVVGGMTQLADVAVDAAYRSMAAELREVHGVARDPATGAPQELLIVGMGKLGGRELNVSSDIDLVMLYGEEGETDGPRPISHHEFYGRLTRRMMPILSEVDADGQVFRTDLRLRPDGDAGPLAWSLDAFEHYLIGQGREWERYAWLKGRLMPARAYADSDAEPQARQLESLRMPFVYRKYFDFDALAALRALRERIRQDWQRRALARSGVDSANNVKLGDGGIREIEFIVQLFQLVRGGRMPALRQRGLLDALHAERDAGLLSADDAQRLEAAYRFLRRTEHALQYREDAQTHLLPGDAEARAALAAALGMSARDFEDTLAAHRAFVSETFRNAFRLAGMGDLDEQPGGRPSPSPAVADEALDDAESRLAAQIRRDFGGDADELVRRTESLLSSHRVRSLPDSSRRRVDVLLPAVLQAAMQTPAPRDAAVRLLDLIETIAQRSAYLALLAEYPDTLARVARMVAASPWAAQYLTQHPLLLDSLIDWRTLYEPLDYAQLARQLSADLDACVLPGGEPDIERQMNLMRDVQRQASFQLLAQDLEGELTVERLADQLSALADVLLAETVRRVWPLVNRLPGAQPHFAVIAYGKLGGKELGYASDLDLVFLFDDPREDAAEVYAKLGRRMTSWLSTMTSSGRLYEVDLRLRPDGDAGLLAVSIEAFEQYQRNHAWSWEHQALTRARYSAGDPQVGARFERIRADIMVQPRDTAALRADVLGMRDKISAGHPNPTDLFDLKHDRGGMVDVEFVTQYLVLCHAAEHRELVNNLGNITLLRLAGQAGLIDSEQARLAGDAYRTLRRTQHALRLQGVEKARVPADRLADERAAVSALWQGVLGE, from the coding sequence ATGTCTTCCGCCCACCTACTGGCGCCCGCCCTCGCCTGGTCCGGCCATCTGCGCCGCCGCCTGGACGCCCATCCCGATATGTATGCGTGGCTGCAGACGGCCGCCGCGCGGCCGGTGACGCCGAACGTGCTGGCGGCCTGGCAGGAGGAGCTGGCCGGTCCGGACGCGCCCTCGGTGCTGCCCGGCGCGCAATGCCGCAGCGTGCTGCGCAAGCTGCGCGAACGGGTCTTCAGCACGCTGATGGTGCGCGACCTGGCGGGCGTCGCCGACCTTGAAGAGGTGGTGGGCGGCATGACGCAGCTGGCCGACGTGGCGGTGGACGCCGCTTACCGCAGCATGGCGGCCGAACTGCGCGAGGTGCATGGCGTGGCGCGCGATCCCGCCACCGGCGCGCCGCAGGAACTGCTGATCGTGGGCATGGGCAAGCTGGGCGGGCGCGAACTGAATGTGTCGTCCGACATCGACCTGGTCATGCTGTACGGAGAGGAAGGCGAGACCGACGGGCCGCGGCCGATCAGCCACCACGAGTTCTACGGACGGCTGACGCGCCGCATGATGCCGATCCTGTCGGAGGTGGATGCCGACGGGCAGGTCTTTCGCACCGACCTGCGGCTGCGTCCCGACGGCGATGCCGGTCCGCTGGCCTGGAGCCTGGACGCGTTCGAGCACTACCTGATCGGCCAGGGCCGGGAATGGGAACGCTATGCGTGGCTGAAGGGCCGCCTGATGCCGGCGCGCGCCTACGCCGACAGCGACGCCGAGCCTCAGGCGCGCCAGCTGGAAAGCCTGCGCATGCCGTTCGTGTACCGCAAGTATTTCGATTTCGATGCGCTGGCCGCGCTGCGCGCGCTGCGCGAACGCATCCGCCAGGACTGGCAGCGCCGCGCGCTGGCGCGCAGCGGCGTGGACAGCGCCAACAACGTCAAGCTGGGCGATGGCGGCATCCGCGAGATCGAGTTCATCGTGCAGTTGTTCCAGCTGGTGCGCGGCGGCCGCATGCCTGCGCTGCGCCAGCGCGGCCTGCTGGATGCGCTGCATGCCGAGCGCGACGCGGGGCTGCTGTCGGCCGACGACGCGCAGCGTCTGGAAGCCGCCTACCGCTTCCTGCGCCGCACCGAGCACGCGCTGCAATACCGCGAGGACGCGCAGACGCACCTGCTGCCGGGCGACGCCGAGGCGCGCGCGGCGCTCGCGGCCGCGCTGGGCATGAGCGCCCGCGATTTCGAGGACACGCTGGCGGCGCACCGCGCCTTCGTTTCCGAGACCTTCCGCAATGCGTTTCGCCTGGCGGGCATGGGCGACCTGGACGAGCAGCCGGGCGGCCGGCCGTCGCCCTCGCCGGCGGTGGCGGACGAGGCGCTCGACGACGCCGAGAGCCGGCTGGCCGCGCAGATCCGCCGGGATTTCGGCGGCGATGCGGATGAACTGGTGCGCCGCACCGAGTCGCTGCTGTCCAGCCACCGCGTGCGCAGCCTGCCCGACAGCAGCCGGCGCCGCGTGGACGTGCTGCTGCCCGCCGTGCTGCAGGCCGCCATGCAGACCCCCGCCCCGCGCGACGCCGCGGTGCGCCTGCTGGACTTGATCGAGACCATCGCGCAGCGCAGCGCCTACCTGGCGCTGCTGGCCGAATATCCCGACACGCTGGCCCGCGTGGCCCGCATGGTGGCCGCCAGCCCGTGGGCCGCGCAATACCTGACGCAGCACCCGCTGCTGCTGGACAGCCTGATCGACTGGCGCACCTTGTACGAACCGCTGGACTACGCGCAACTGGCGCGCCAGCTCAGCGCCGACCTGGATGCCTGCGTGCTGCCGGGCGGCGAGCCGGACATCGAGCGCCAGATGAACCTGATGCGCGACGTGCAGCGCCAGGCCAGCTTCCAGCTGCTGGCCCAGGATCTGGAAGGCGAACTGACGGTGGAGCGCCTGGCCGACCAGTTGTCGGCGCTGGCCGACGTGCTGCTGGCCGAGACGGTGCGGCGCGTCTGGCCGCTGGTGAACCGCCTGCCGGGCGCACAGCCGCATTTCGCGGTGATCGCGTACGGCAAGCTGGGCGGCAAGGAGCTGGGCTACGCCTCGGACCTGGACCTGGTGTTCCTGTTCGACGACCCGCGCGAGGACGCCGCCGAGGTGTACGCCAAGCTGGGGCGGCGCATGACCTCATGGCTGTCCACCATGACGTCTTCGGGCCGCCTGTACGAGGTGGACCTGCGGCTGCGCCCCGACGGGGACGCGGGCCTGCTGGCCGTGTCGATCGAGGCTTTCGAGCAATATCAGCGCAACCATGCCTGGTCGTGGGAGCACCAGGCGCTGACCCGGGCGCGCTATTCGGCGGGCGACCCGCAGGTGGGAGCGCGCTTCGAACGCATTCGCGCCGACATCATGGTGCAGCCGCGCGACACCGCGGCGCTGCGCGCCGACGTGCTGGGCATGCGAGACAAAATCAGCGCGGGCCATCCCAACCCCACCGACCTGTTCGACCTGAAGCACGATCGCGGCGGCATGGTCGACGTGGAATTCGTCACGCAATACCTGGTGCTGTGCCATGCCGCGGAGCATCGCGAGCTGGTCAACAACCTGGGCAACATCACGCTGCTGCGCTTGGCCGGACAGGCCGGCCTGATCGACTCCGAACAGGCGCGGCTGGCCGGCGACGCGTATCGCACATTGCGGCGGACGCAGCACGCGCTGCGCCTGCAGGGCGTGGAGAAGGCACGCGTGCCGGCGGATAGGCTGGCCGACGAGCGGGCGGCCGTCAGCGCGCTGTGGCAAGGAGTGCTGGGGGAGTGA
- a CDS encoding epoxyqueuosine reductase QueH: MSELVRPKLDLPPGRKKVLLHSCCAPCSGEVMEAMTASGIDYAIYFYNPNIHPVKEYEIRKQENIRFAEQHGIEFIDADYDMDNWFDRVKGLEDSPERGERCTVCFDMRFERTALYAHEHGFDTITSSLGISRWKDMNQINGCGERAAARYDDLVYWTYNWRKGGGSQRMIEISKRENFYQQEYCGCVYSLRDTNRHRRAQGRDRIHIGVKFYGREEILNGDS; this comes from the coding sequence ATGTCTGAACTCGTCCGCCCCAAACTCGACCTGCCCCCGGGCCGCAAGAAGGTGTTGCTGCATTCGTGCTGCGCGCCCTGTTCCGGCGAGGTCATGGAAGCCATGACCGCCTCGGGCATCGACTATGCCATCTACTTCTACAACCCTAACATCCATCCGGTGAAGGAGTACGAGATCCGCAAGCAGGAGAACATCCGGTTCGCGGAGCAGCATGGCATCGAGTTCATCGATGCCGACTACGACATGGACAACTGGTTCGATCGGGTCAAGGGCCTGGAAGACTCGCCCGAGCGCGGCGAGCGTTGCACGGTGTGCTTCGACATGCGCTTCGAGCGCACCGCCCTGTATGCCCACGAACATGGCTTCGACACCATCACCAGCTCGCTGGGCATCTCGCGCTGGAAGGACATGAACCAGATCAACGGCTGCGGCGAACGTGCCGCGGCGCGTTACGACGATCTGGTCTACTGGACCTACAACTGGCGCAAGGGCGGCGGTTCTCAGCGCATGATCGAGATCAGCAAGCGCGAGAACTTCTACCAGCAGGAATACTGCGGCTGCGTGTATTCGCTGCGCGACACCAACCGGCATCGCCGCGCCCAGGGCCGCGACCGCATCCACATCGGCGTGAAGTTCTACGGCCGCGAGGAAATCCTGAACGGCGATTCGTGA
- a CDS encoding ZIP family metal transporter, producing MLLLWILLATLAGGLIAIAIASWLAYRVFAKYLHHMVSLSVGVLLSVALLHLLPEAFESSRADVHTLFGLLLVSLIAFFALEKISLLRHSHHHEGDGHHHHHGHDRHEAGRGGRIILIGSSLHNFCDGVLVAGAFLTDPLLGVLTAASIIVHEVPHKLGDFVVLLNAGITRRRAMMLILLSSLCTAAGGGVGYFVLQEAQAWTPYILVIAASSFLYISVADLMPQMHERVALSDAIPQLLLVGVGVVLIYSLTTFLHGHDHAGHSHEAEAVHEAEGHGAHLHHQH from the coding sequence ATGCTTCTGCTCTGGATACTGCTGGCCACGTTGGCCGGCGGACTGATTGCGATCGCCATCGCCAGCTGGCTGGCCTATCGCGTGTTTGCCAAATATCTGCACCATATGGTCAGCCTGTCGGTCGGTGTGCTGCTGTCGGTGGCGCTGCTGCACTTGCTGCCCGAGGCGTTCGAAAGCTCGCGGGCCGATGTGCATACGTTGTTCGGGCTGCTGCTGGTGTCGCTGATCGCGTTCTTCGCGCTCGAGAAGATCTCGCTCCTGCGTCACAGCCATCATCACGAAGGCGATGGGCATCATCACCATCATGGGCATGATCGCCACGAGGCGGGGCGGGGCGGGCGCATCATTCTCATCGGCAGTTCGCTGCACAATTTTTGCGATGGCGTGCTGGTGGCCGGGGCGTTTCTCACGGATCCGCTGTTGGGCGTGCTGACCGCGGCCTCGATCATTGTGCACGAGGTGCCGCACAAGCTGGGCGACTTCGTCGTGCTGCTCAATGCGGGCATCACGCGCCGGCGGGCCATGATGCTGATCCTGCTCAGCAGCCTGTGCACGGCGGCGGGGGGCGGTGTAGGATATTTCGTGTTGCAGGAGGCGCAAGCCTGGACGCCCTACATACTCGTCATCGCGGCCAGCAGTTTCCTGTACATCTCGGTTGCCGACCTGATGCCGCAGATGCACGAGCGTGTCGCCCTGTCCGACGCGATTCCGCAACTGCTGCTGGTGGGCGTCGGCGTGGTCCTCATCTACAGCCTCACCACCTTCCTGCATGGCCACGATCACGCCGGCCACTCGCACGAGGCCGAGGCCGTGCACGAGGCGGAAGGGCACGGCGCGCATCTGCATCATCAGCACTGA
- a CDS encoding dienelactone hydrolase family protein, with protein sequence MNFAAAAGNAAPTAIHTDSQGLAQGDFKLPTANGSISAYYAAPEGRQDLPIVLVVQEIFGVHEHIKDVCRRFAKAGYLAVAANLYERQGDASQYTDIPKLISDLVAKVPDEQVYGDLDASLAWAAEHGGNPARVGITGFCWGGRLTWMYAAHNPRVQAGVAWYGKLAAGHGPLIKQVALDIADKLHGPVLGLYGAKDESIPLADVEKMKQRLAQGNEHSRASEFVVYPDAGHAFYADYRPSYVKQAADDGWKRALEWFGRYV encoded by the coding sequence ATGAATTTCGCCGCCGCCGCCGGCAATGCCGCCCCGACTGCCATCCACACCGACTCGCAGGGCCTGGCCCAGGGCGACTTCAAGCTGCCCACCGCCAACGGCAGCATCAGCGCCTATTACGCTGCCCCGGAGGGCAGGCAGGACCTGCCCATCGTGCTGGTCGTGCAGGAGATCTTCGGCGTGCACGAACACATCAAGGACGTGTGCCGCCGCTTCGCCAAGGCCGGCTACCTGGCCGTGGCCGCCAACCTGTACGAACGCCAGGGCGACGCCTCGCAGTACACCGACATTCCGAAGCTGATTTCCGACCTGGTTGCCAAGGTGCCCGACGAGCAGGTCTATGGCGATCTCGACGCCAGCCTCGCCTGGGCCGCCGAGCACGGCGGCAATCCCGCGCGCGTCGGCATCACGGGCTTCTGCTGGGGCGGTCGCCTGACCTGGATGTACGCCGCCCACAACCCGCGCGTGCAGGCCGGCGTGGCGTGGTATGGCAAGCTCGCGGCCGGCCATGGTCCGCTGATCAAGCAGGTGGCGCTGGATATCGCGGACAAGCTGCACGGCCCGGTGCTGGGGCTCTATGGCGCCAAGGACGAGAGCATTCCGCTGGCCGACGTCGAGAAAATGAAGCAGCGCCTGGCCCAAGGCAACGAGCATTCGCGCGCATCCGAGTTTGTGGTGTACCCAGATGCGGGCCATGCTTTCTATGCCGACTATCGTCCGTCGTATGTGAAGCAGGCCGCCGACGACGGCTGGAAGCGCGCGCTGGAGTGGTTCGGCCGGTACGTATAA
- a CDS encoding YhdP family protein codes for MPVFSKVLRCLLWGVLAIYALVAITFLGLRHWVLPRIDQWRPQIERHVSDALGARVQIGAIAADWSGLNPRLHLSAVRLYEEGQADPALSLPKVDTVIGWRSLVRLSPRLLLLRIEGAELAVRRDADGRIWVAGHSFDPAEGSDGPSPALRWLLAQRQIGLYRSTLRWQDEQRQAPELVLSDLDLLVRNGALSHRFGMRARVPGELASGFSMRGEFNRHLFARNGANPFNWDGQLYFQLDDAEPSAWHPWLPVPAGTQGRLAARAWVRLSQGHMQDLTVDTVLRGLHWQAPEDLGTVVAQTARARLQGVPGDLLQFDDLPMAPSKEAAGLSLDAQAQGLRLALPGVFETPHLDFDLVSVDASLLRRPGQPRMVELRQLRAVNRDMDARLQGSWRDEGRDPAGTVDLRGSLARAAMPAIHRYLPLSVGVDARRWLAHGLQAGEVRDAAVTVRGELADFPYGAPGTTGEFRIAGAYRDAVVDYAPAEGRRKGWPRLEKLHGDFSIDKVSLAVDTVDGEVPTGHGHVVSLGAVQAAIPNLEHNAELSVTGVSEGPAPAYLALAANSPLGGLLDNLLAEAEATGTWHVPLKLHVPLTNVDDAKVEGQIGFTGGSFRLMPEIPTLGQVQGSLDFTERAVKARDIRANFLGGPARLSGGLGPGQSLEFAGTLTAAGLRELSRAPAMARLSGRAAYAGRLSYAKNADLDVSVRSDLTGMAIDMPAPVGKSAAAALPLTLQWSPATDSGPAGRRWLSGGLGQDINLIFERDPAGQAGGPYFARGALGVGRPATMPAQGMSVAGTFDRLDLDGWDDVAEAFADKPAPAAAQKRRGHERRGEPALADRTEERAAAASGSAPRGARAADPGLLPPLNQISLAARQLVAGGHTLDALTVYAQRPAPAQWRVSLEARQAAGTLEWTEASGAVAGKVAARFSRLAVGGADGLGKEDEGAANPESDAEDNGLSDIPAIDLQAKQFVLYGRDVGSLELMGTNLERGSRWSLDKLQIANDAATLNATGNWRLKGPDRGLTVDAKANFGDLGKFLSRIGEDGAISAGSGTVDGTITWRNLPFKHDIADIEGSVTVSLDKGRFLHLNSRTARLLELLSLQSLQRLAKLDLNPTGVLREGFPFDTVRGTMKVSNGVASTEGYKINGPVAAVVLGGTADLVAESWDMRAVVIPNLDASGAAVVTALAVNPLLGLGAFVTQWLLKQPLAEAMTAEYKVTGSWDDPKIEAVESRAPRATTPARQQEAWVEP; via the coding sequence GTGCCCGTTTTTTCCAAAGTCCTGCGCTGCCTGCTCTGGGGCGTATTGGCCATCTACGCGTTGGTTGCCATCACCTTCCTGGGGCTGCGGCATTGGGTGCTGCCCCGGATCGACCAGTGGCGCCCGCAGATCGAACGCCACGTCTCCGACGCGCTGGGCGCGCGCGTGCAGATCGGCGCCATCGCGGCCGACTGGAGCGGCCTGAATCCGCGCCTGCATTTGTCCGCGGTGCGCCTCTATGAAGAAGGTCAGGCCGATCCCGCGCTGTCTCTGCCAAAGGTGGACACGGTGATCGGCTGGCGCAGCCTGGTCCGCCTGTCGCCGCGTCTGCTGCTGTTGCGCATCGAAGGCGCGGAGCTGGCCGTGCGCCGCGACGCCGACGGCAGGATCTGGGTGGCCGGCCATTCCTTCGATCCCGCCGAAGGTTCGGACGGTCCCTCGCCGGCACTGCGCTGGCTGCTGGCGCAGCGGCAGATAGGGCTGTACCGCAGCACGCTGCGCTGGCAGGACGAGCAGCGCCAGGCGCCGGAGCTGGTGCTGTCCGACCTCGATCTGCTGGTGCGCAACGGCGCGTTGTCGCATCGCTTCGGTATGCGCGCGCGCGTGCCCGGTGAACTGGCCAGCGGGTTCAGCATGCGCGGCGAGTTCAATCGTCACCTGTTCGCGCGCAACGGCGCCAACCCGTTCAACTGGGACGGCCAGTTGTACTTCCAGCTCGACGATGCGGAACCTTCGGCATGGCATCCCTGGCTGCCCGTGCCGGCCGGGACGCAGGGCCGGCTGGCGGCGCGGGCCTGGGTGCGCCTGTCGCAGGGGCACATGCAGGACCTGACGGTGGACACGGTGCTGCGCGGCCTGCACTGGCAGGCGCCGGAGGACCTGGGCACGGTCGTCGCGCAGACGGCCCGCGCGCGGCTGCAGGGCGTGCCCGGCGATCTGCTGCAGTTCGACGACCTGCCGATGGCTCCCAGCAAAGAAGCCGCCGGCCTGTCGCTCGATGCCCAGGCGCAGGGGTTGCGGCTGGCCCTGCCCGGCGTCTTCGAGACGCCGCACCTGGACTTCGATCTGGTCAGCGTCGACGCGAGCCTTTTGCGGCGCCCGGGGCAGCCTCGAATGGTGGAGCTGCGGCAGCTGCGCGCCGTCAATCGCGATATGGACGCGCGGCTGCAGGGCTCGTGGCGGGACGAGGGCAGGGACCCGGCCGGCACCGTCGATCTGCGCGGCAGCCTGGCGCGCGCGGCCATGCCGGCGATCCACCGCTATCTGCCGCTCAGTGTGGGCGTAGACGCCCGCCGCTGGCTGGCCCACGGCCTGCAGGCCGGCGAGGTGCGCGACGCGGCGGTCACCGTGCGTGGCGAGCTGGCCGATTTTCCGTATGGCGCGCCCGGCACGACGGGCGAGTTTCGTATCGCGGGCGCCTATCGCGACGCCGTCGTCGACTATGCCCCCGCGGAGGGACGGCGCAAGGGTTGGCCACGGCTGGAAAAGCTGCACGGCGACTTTTCCATCGACAAGGTGAGCCTGGCGGTGGACACCGTGGACGGGGAGGTGCCCACCGGCCATGGCCATGTCGTGAGCCTCGGCGCGGTGCAGGCCGCCATTCCCAACCTGGAACACAATGCCGAACTGAGCGTGACCGGCGTCTCCGAAGGGCCCGCGCCGGCCTATCTGGCCTTGGCCGCCAACTCACCGCTGGGCGGCCTGCTGGACAATCTGCTCGCCGAAGCAGAGGCCACCGGCACCTGGCACGTACCGTTGAAACTGCACGTGCCGCTGACCAACGTCGACGACGCGAAGGTCGAGGGGCAGATAGGCTTCACCGGCGGCTCGTTCCGGCTCATGCCTGAGATCCCGACGCTGGGGCAGGTGCAGGGCAGCCTGGACTTCACCGAGCGCGCGGTGAAGGCGCGCGACATCCGCGCCAACTTCCTCGGCGGTCCGGCGCGCCTGTCGGGCGGGCTGGGACCGGGCCAGTCGCTGGAATTCGCCGGCACGCTGACCGCGGCCGGGCTGCGCGAGCTGAGCCGCGCGCCGGCCATGGCGCGCCTGTCGGGCAGGGCGGCCTACGCAGGCAGGCTCAGTTATGCCAAGAATGCCGACCTGGATGTGTCGGTGCGCAGCGACCTGACGGGCATGGCCATCGACATGCCGGCGCCGGTGGGCAAGAGCGCGGCGGCCGCGCTGCCGCTCACGCTGCAATGGAGTCCCGCCACGGATTCCGGGCCGGCCGGCAGGCGCTGGCTGTCGGGCGGGCTGGGCCAGGACATCAACCTGATATTCGAGCGGGATCCCGCCGGCCAGGCCGGCGGTCCGTACTTCGCCCGCGGCGCGTTGGGGGTGGGACGCCCCGCCACGATGCCCGCGCAGGGCATGAGCGTCGCGGGTACGTTCGACAGGCTGGACCTGGACGGCTGGGACGACGTGGCCGAGGCGTTCGCCGACAAGCCTGCGCCCGCCGCTGCGCAGAAGAGGCGTGGCCACGAGAGACGCGGCGAACCCGCCTTGGCGGACCGCACCGAAGAGCGCGCTGCGGCCGCTTCCGGATCCGCCCCCCGCGGCGCGCGCGCAGCGGACCCCGGCCTGTTGCCGCCGCTGAACCAGATCAGCCTTGCGGCAAGGCAACTGGTTGCCGGAGGGCACACGCTGGACGCGCTGACCGTGTATGCGCAGCGGCCCGCGCCGGCGCAGTGGCGCGTCAGCCTGGAGGCGCGCCAGGCGGCCGGTACGCTGGAATGGACGGAGGCCTCCGGGGCCGTGGCGGGCAAGGTGGCGGCGCGCTTCTCGCGCCTGGCGGTGGGGGGCGCGGATGGGCTCGGCAAAGAGGACGAAGGCGCCGCCAACCCCGAATCCGATGCCGAGGACAACGGGCTTTCCGACATCCCGGCGATCGACCTGCAAGCCAAGCAGTTCGTCCTGTATGGCCGAGACGTCGGCAGCCTTGAGTTGATGGGCACGAACCTCGAGCGCGGCAGCCGCTGGAGTCTGGACAAGCTGCAGATCGCCAACGACGCGGCGACGCTGAATGCCACCGGCAACTGGCGCCTGAAGGGCCCGGATCGCGGCCTGACCGTCGATGCCAAGGCCAACTTCGGCGACCTGGGCAAATTCCTTTCCCGCATCGGAGAGGACGGCGCCATCAGCGCGGGCTCGGGCACGGTGGACGGCACCATCACCTGGCGCAACCTGCCGTTCAAGCACGACATCGCGGACATCGAAGGCAGCGTGACGGTCAGCCTGGACAAGGGCCGCTTCCTGCACCTGAATTCGCGCACGGCGCGTCTGCTGGAATTGCTGTCGCTGCAATCCCTGCAGCGGCTGGCCAAGCTGGACCTGAACCCGACCGGCGTGCTGCGCGAGGGTTTCCCGTTCGACACCGTGCGCGGCACGATGAAGGTCAGCAACGGCGTGGCCAGCACCGAGGGCTACAAGATCAACGGCCCCGTGGCCGCGGTGGTGCTGGGCGGCACGGCCGACCTGGTGGCGGAAAGCTGGGACATGCGCGCGGTAGTGATTCCGAACCTGGATGCCAGCGGTGCGGCGGTGGTGACGGCGCTGGCCGTCAATCCGCTGCTGGGCCTGGGCGCCTTCGTCACGCAGTGGCTGCTGAAGCAGCCGCTGGCCGAAGCCATGACGGCCGAATACAAGGTCACGGGCAGTTGGGACGATCCGAAGATCGAGGCGGTGGAGTCGCGCGCGCCGCGCGCGACGACGCCCGCGCGGCAGCAGGAAGCCTGGGTGGAACCTTGA
- a CDS encoding L-serine ammonia-lyase produces MAVSVFDLFKIGIGPSSSHTVGPMRAALLFAQGLERDGLLPAVASVRAELYGSLGATGKGHGTDKGVMLGLLGQAPDTVDPSAIEGMLASIRSQRSLALLGVHPVPFIEKEHLLFYRREAMAEHPNGMKFHAYDGDGTPLREARYLSVGGGFVVTAGSSNSQVIAAHDQLPFPFRTGRELLQMCRDNGLSVAELMLRNELTWRSQAEVEAGLARIWQVMQRCVERGCGIGHPEADGQLPGPLKVRRRAPELYRHLTQRAERTLSDPLSVMDWVNLYAMAVNEENAAGGRVVTAPTNGAAGIIPAVLHYYDRFVAGASPAGVRDFLLTAGAIGLLYKYNASISGAEVGCQGEVGVACSMAAGALAAVLGGTVDQVENAAEIGMEHNLGLTCDPVGGLVQIPCIERNAMASVKAVNAARMALRGDGQHYVSLDSVIKTMRETGADMKTKYKETARGGLAVNIVEC; encoded by the coding sequence GTGGCCGTATCCGTATTCGATCTGTTCAAGATAGGCATCGGCCCGTCCAGTTCCCACACCGTGGGGCCGATGCGCGCCGCGCTGCTGTTCGCGCAGGGCCTCGAGCGCGACGGCCTGCTGCCGGCGGTCGCGTCCGTGCGCGCCGAGCTATACGGCTCGCTGGGCGCCACGGGCAAGGGCCACGGCACCGACAAGGGCGTGATGCTGGGCCTGCTGGGCCAGGCTCCCGATACGGTGGACCCGTCTGCCATCGAAGGCATGCTGGCCTCGATACGCAGCCAGCGCAGCCTGGCCCTGCTGGGCGTGCATCCGGTTCCCTTCATCGAGAAAGAGCACCTGCTGTTCTATCGCCGCGAGGCCATGGCCGAGCATCCCAACGGCATGAAATTCCATGCCTACGACGGCGACGGCACGCCGCTGCGCGAGGCACGCTACCTGTCGGTGGGCGGCGGCTTCGTGGTGACGGCCGGCTCGTCCAACAGCCAGGTCATCGCCGCGCACGACCAGTTGCCGTTCCCGTTCCGCACGGGCCGCGAGCTGCTGCAGATGTGCCGCGACAACGGGCTCAGCGTGGCCGAGCTGATGCTGCGCAATGAGCTCACCTGGCGTTCGCAGGCCGAGGTCGAGGCCGGCCTGGCGCGCATCTGGCAGGTGATGCAGCGGTGCGTGGAGCGCGGCTGCGGCATCGGTCATCCCGAGGCCGACGGCCAACTGCCCGGTCCGCTCAAGGTGCGCCGCCGGGCGCCCGAGCTGTATCGACACCTGACGCAGCGTGCCGAGCGCACGCTGTCCGATCCGTTGTCCGTGATGGACTGGGTGAACCTGTACGCCATGGCCGTGAACGAAGAGAACGCGGCGGGCGGGCGCGTGGTCACGGCGCCCACCAACGGCGCGGCGGGCATCATCCCGGCGGTGCTGCATTACTACGATCGCTTCGTCGCCGGCGCCAGCCCGGCGGGCGTGCGCGACTTTCTGCTGACGGCGGGCGCCATCGGGCTGCTGTACAAGTACAACGCCTCCATCTCCGGCGCCGAAGTGGGCTGTCAGGGCGAAGTGGGCGTGGCCTGTTCGATGGCGGCCGGCGCGCTGGCCGCGGTGCTGGGCGGCACGGTAGACCAGGTCGAGAACGCCGCCGAGATCGGCATGGAGCACAACCTGGGTCTTACCTGCGACCCGGTCGGCGGACTGGTGCAGATACCCTGTATCGAGCGCAACGCGATGGCCTCGGTCAAGGCCGTGAACGCCGCGCGCATGGCGCTGCGCGGCGACGGACAGCACTACGTGTCGCTGGATTCCGTGATCAAGACCATGCGCGAAACCGGCGCCGACATGAAGACCAAGTACAAGGAAACGGCGCGCGGCGGCCTGGCGGTCAATATCGTCGAGTGCTGA